From Lysinibacillus sp. SGAir0095, the proteins below share one genomic window:
- a CDS encoding terminase small subunit, producing MARARNPNRDKAYEIYKEHEGKITNRALAEMLGVPEKTIGSWKSKAKDNWDAKLNGVLQSDERSTPKQKKSTTKKKEVVESVEVIESENDDFTDKQRLFISFYVKYWNATKAYKKAYGCDYATANANGPRLLVNASIREEITRVRDGLSENALLDKRTLIQKWIDIAFADITDYLQFGKTEEVSYNEKGEPELDMNGNIKTWTRSFVNLNESEEVDGTLITEVKQGKDGITVKLADKMKALEYLSKHMDLLNDSELKQLRNEQAKLNIQKTEAEIKKLSEDKDSGPIEIKIVSKKKE from the coding sequence ATGGCTAGAGCTAGAAATCCTAATCGAGATAAAGCGTATGAGATATATAAAGAGCATGAGGGTAAGATTACGAATCGTGCTCTTGCTGAAATGCTTGGTGTTCCAGAGAAAACTATTGGTTCTTGGAAATCCAAAGCTAAGGATAATTGGGACGCTAAATTAAATGGAGTACTCCAATCGGATGAACGGAGTACTCCGAAACAAAAGAAGAGTACTACTAAGAAAAAAGAAGTCGTTGAATCGGTAGAAGTCATTGAGTCAGAGAATGACGATTTTACCGATAAGCAACGGCTTTTTATTAGTTTTTACGTGAAGTACTGGAATGCTACTAAGGCTTACAAGAAAGCTTATGGATGTGATTATGCTACCGCTAATGCTAACGGACCTCGACTGCTAGTGAATGCTAGTATTCGTGAAGAGATTACCCGTGTACGAGATGGTTTATCAGAGAATGCACTCCTAGACAAAAGAACCCTCATCCAAAAGTGGATAGACATCGCTTTTGCTGACATAACTGACTACCTTCAATTTGGTAAGACAGAGGAAGTCAGCTACAACGAAAAAGGGGAACCTGAGTTGGATATGAACGGCAACATTAAAACCTGGACACGCAGCTTTGTGAATCTCAATGAGTCTGAAGAGGTTGACGGTACTTTGATAACCGAGGTTAAACAAGGCAAAGATGGCATAACCGTTAAGTTGGCCGACAAGATGAAGGCTCTAGAATACTTATCGAAACACATGGATCTACTTAATGATAGTGAACTAAAGCAGTTACGTAATGAGCAAGCTAAGTTAAATATCCAAAAGACTGAAGCTGAAATTAAAAAGCTTTCTGAAGATAAAGATTCGGGTCCGATTGAAATCAAAATTGTCTCGAAAAAGAAAGAGTAG